A segment of the Candidatus Andeanibacterium colombiense genome:
GTAGAGCCGCGGCCTGACCGCGCGAATCGACGAGATGCCGACCAGCGGCCAGCGCGGCTCGATCGCAACCTCGATCCGTTCGATGGTGAGGTCGGGGTGTTTGGGATCGCCGACCACGATGTCGGTCAGCACTTCGCGGCGCGGACCGATCGATTCGACCTTGTAGCTCGCCTCGAGCCCGAGCTTGGCGAGCTGCGCGGTGATGAAATCCGCCGCCAGCCGCTCGCGCGAAAGCCACGCCCAGGCCAGCGCCGCGCACAGCAGTAGCGCAAGCACCGCCAGCAGCCGCCGCGCGAATCTGCGACGGGGAGCCGGGTTTGAAGCCTCGTCGATCTGCTCCGCCATCCTCTCACACTTGCGCGAACAGGCCGCCAAAGGCAATGCACAGCTTGGAAACGCGAATGCCCGGGGGACGCGCGTGGCTGATAGTGGGGACACCAGTGCCGGACACCGCGCGCGCCTGCGCCAGCGCCTGCTCACCGGCGGGGCGGAGGCGCTGGCCGATTACGAAGTGCTCGAATACCTCCTCGCGACCGCCCGCCCGCGGATCGACACCAAGCCGCTCGCCAAGGGGCTGATCCAGCGCTTCGGCTCGCTCGCGGGAGTGCTCAACGCCGATCCCGCGGCGCTTGCCGATCATCCCGGCATGGGCGAAACCTCGGCCGCCGCACTCAAGATCGTCGCCCTCGCCGCCCGCCGCCTCGCGCGGCAGGAAGTGCGCGACCAGCCGGTGCTCGGCAGCTGGCAGGCGCTGCTCGACTATCTCCACATCGACATGGCCCATCTGACGGTCGAGCGGGTCCGGGTGCTCTATCTCAATACGCAGAACATGCTGATTCTCGACGATCACGTCGGCGATGGCTCGGTCGACGAAGCGGCGATCCACCCGCGCGAAGTGATCCGCCGCGGGCTCGACATTGGCGCGACCGCGCTGATTCTGGTCCATAACCACCCCTCCGGCTCCCCCGAACCGAGCCGCGCCGACATCCAGATCACCCAGCGGATCGCGGAGGCCGGGCGGCTGCTGGGCATCGTGGTCCACGATCACGTGATCGTCGGGCGCGAGGGGCATGTGAGCCTGAAGGCGAAGGGGCTGATTTGACCCCTCCGTCATTGCGAGGAGCTAGCGACGCGGCAACTGGATTGCTTCGCTTCGCTCGCAATGACGGAGGTTGTTACGAAGCCGGCGCGCTGATCCCATACTTCTCATAGGTCGCCTTCAGGCTGGGGCTCATCCGCAGCGCCTGGTCGATATCCTTGCGGCCGTCCTTGTCGCCCATGCCGGCGCGTACGATCCCGCGCATGTAGAGCGAGTTCGCCAGACCCGGCGCGGCGCTGAGCGCGGCGTTGAGGTCGGCCAGTGCCTCGGGCAGTTTGCCCTGGCGGAAATAGGCCATCGCCCGGCTGTCGAGCACCGGCGGAGCCCAGCCGCCGCTCTCGACCGCCTTGGTGCATTGCGCGATCATCGCGTCGCCGCCGACCTGCCAGGTGCCCATGTGCCAGCAGATATTATTGAGTAGCTGGGGGTCGCCGGGCCGTTCGGCCAGCGATTTTTCGAGCAGCGCCAGCCCGTCGTCGCCCTTGCCCGCCATGCCGAGCAACTGTGCCTTGACCGCGACCAATGCCGCTTCGCCCTCAAGGTCGTTCTCGTAGTCGCCGACCAGCGCGAGCGCTTCCTTGACCTCGCCGTAATCGCCCATTGCAACCGCTTCCTGCAGCGCGTTCTCGGGCGTCGGATCGAGTTCGAACGCGCTGCGCACCGCGGCCAGCGCCTCTTTCGGGCGGCCCAGCTGCTGGAGCAGGCTCGAGCGGCTGAACCAGGTGCCCGAACTGGGCGTGAGCGCGAGCGCCTGGTCGACATCGGCCAGCGCGCCGGTCCAGTCGAGCAGGCTGCTGCGGAACCCGGCGCGCGCGAGAAACGGCGCGGCATCCTTCGGATCCTTCGCGATCAGCTTCGCATAGGCCGCTTCGACCGGGGCGAGCAGCTTGCGGTCGGCCGGCGTGGTATAGTCCCACGCGCGCTTCACCCCCTCGGGCGCGCGCAGGCTGAGCTTGCCGACCCCGAAACGCGCCGACTTGGCCTTTTCGGCGCTGATCGCCGCGGGATCGACTTCGGTCAACGTCGCGGCGAGCTGTTCCTTCACCGTCAGCGTGCCGCCCGAAAGCGCCGAATCGCGCGAGATCGTGGCGCCGGCGATCTCGGTATCGACTACTTCGCGCCCGCGCGTTTCGAACCCCTTGCCGCCTAGGGGCAGCAGCACCTTGAGATCGGTGACGAAGGTGTAGGGTCCGGCCATCTGCACCGGAATGTCCTTCCACGCCGCCCGCGCGCGGTCGGCCGAGAAGGCGAAGTCGCTCGCCGGCAGGCCCGGCAGATATTCATGCGCGATCCCGCGCTCGAACTGCCACTGCGGCTTGGC
Coding sequences within it:
- the radC gene encoding DNA repair protein RadC, which encodes MADSGDTSAGHRARLRQRLLTGGAEALADYEVLEYLLATARPRIDTKPLAKGLIQRFGSLAGVLNADPAALADHPGMGETSAAALKIVALAARRLARQEVRDQPVLGSWQALLDYLHIDMAHLTVERVRVLYLNTQNMLILDDHVGDGSVDEAAIHPREVIRRGLDIGATALILVHNHPSGSPEPSRADIQITQRIAEAGRLLGIVVHDHVIVGREGHVSLKAKGLI